A genomic region of Xiphophorus couchianus chromosome 18, X_couchianus-1.0, whole genome shotgun sequence contains the following coding sequences:
- the nectin3a gene encoding nectin-3-like protein isoform X3, with translation METRPTNRRTVPNDGMRLLTSFFILCGAAAGVSSNQVVVPDKVNAVLGKNITLGCRILVEPNLSLTQVSWERRLPSGPITLAVFNPEYGTSYAPEYGKRISFVSPSIRDATIIIEGVGFADIGSYTCKVATFPLGNTQASTFVNVSVEPKVYVSAGPAALLDGGDEALVATCIAERGRPAAEVFWEAELYGRSEKQTQEEVNGTTTVRINYMWKPQSYAQGKMLTCVVRHPTLQTEFRIRYKLNVQFAPNISIQGIDKIWYVGQTNVRITCTAKANPPAHDYKWIRLDGAMPEGVKISNNSLSFTRPLERNDSAIYRCEVTNDIDRSTHNVNFWVQVSLPLSPLTLQPFFNHLFLVQVIKLTSKYTTHSQSLLAGSSHYIPLLLLRFQAVIFPCIPVFVRFVLHFFIKHFSSTCCPCLSAFESNAPAAPLLPHDSNTQLLQTSQQQLASGGTEHLLSSL, from the exons CAGGTGTAAGCAGTAACCAGGTGGTCGTCCCTGACAAAGTGAACGCGGTGCTGGGGAAGAACATCACGCTTGGCTGCAGGATCCTGGTGGAGCCCAACCTGAGTCTGACTCAGGTCTCCTGGGAACGCCGTCTTCCATCGGGTCCCATCACCTTGGCAGTGTTCAACCCCGAGTACGGAACCTCGTACGCCCCGGAATACGGCAAGCGCATCTCGTTTGTTTCCCCGTCCATACGGGATGCCACTATCATCATCGAAGGAGTTGGTTTTGCTGATATCGGGTCATACACCTGCAAAGTGGCGACTTTTCCTCTGGGCAACACACAAGCGTCGACCTTTGTTAACGTTTCAG TGGAGCCCAAGGTGTACGTGTCTGCAGGCCCCGCGGCTCTCCTTGACGGCGGGGACGAGGCGCTGGTGGCCACCTGCATCGCGGAGCGCGGGCGGCCCGCCGCTGAGGTGTTCTGGGAGGCCGAGCTGTACGGGCGATCTGAGAAGCAAACTCAGGAGGAAGTCAACGGCACCACCACGGTGCGCATCAACTACATGTGGAAGCCCCAGAGCTACGCCCAGGGAAAGATGCTCACCTGTGTGGTGCGCCACCCAACTCTGCAGACAGAGTTCCGCATACGCTACAAGCTGAATGTGCAGT ttGCACCAAATATATCCATACAAGGAATTGATAAAATCTGGTATGTGGGTCAAACAAACGTGAGAATCACCTGCACAGCCAAAGCCAACCCTCCTGCCCATGACTACAAATGGATCAG GTTGGATGGAGCCATGCCGGAGGGTGTTAAGATTTCAAATAACAGCCTTTCTTTCACACGCCCGCTAGAGCGCAATGATTCTGCAATCTATCGCTGCGAGGTGACTAATGACATTGATCGCAGCACTCACAATGTCAACTTCTGGGTTCAAg TTTCCCTTCcgctctctcccctcacactGCAACCCTTTTTTAATCACCTGTTCCTTGTTCAGGTAATCAAGCTCACCAGTAAATATACAACTCATTCTCAGTCACTTCTTGCTGGTTCCTCTCATTATATCCCATTACTTCTCCTTAGATTCCAGGCTGTAATTTTTCCCTGCATTCCTGTTTTTGTAcgttttgttcttcatttttttattaaacatttttcatctacTTGCTGCCCCTGCCTTTCTGCGTTTGAGTCCAACGCTCCTGCAGCTCCACTCCTCCCACACGACTCCaacactcagctccttcagactagccagcagcaattagcatctggtggaactgagcatctgctgagctcattatag